A genomic window from Herpetosiphonaceae bacterium includes:
- a CDS encoding tyrosine-type recombinase/integrase — protein sequence MTDRVLPDLPPADLAGTGIAGPDPLALYLATLAPSSQRTVIRSLKAIARLLGVPYQAVPWRALRYPHVVAIRAQLLDRDLAPATINVALAALRGIAREAWKLQLLSAEELARITSVKGARGTRLPAGRSVSRGELAALLAACAADQTPAGIRDGALIAVLYAGGLRRAELAGLTIGDWTAETAELRIRHGKGKKQRRIYLVVGAAQALADWIGVRGTWPGPLFVAINKGGRLGRQQLTAQAVYNVLQKRAQAAGITELSPHDLRRTFVGDLLDAGADIATVQQLAGHANVQTTARYDRRGEAAKRKAIDLLHVPYTQRHR from the coding sequence ATGACCGATCGCGTGCTGCCCGATCTCCCGCCCGCCGATCTCGCCGGGACCGGCATCGCCGGTCCCGATCCGCTGGCTCTCTATCTCGCGACCCTTGCGCCGTCGAGTCAGCGCACGGTGATCCGCAGCCTGAAGGCGATTGCCCGGCTTCTGGGCGTGCCCTACCAGGCGGTGCCCTGGCGCGCGCTGCGCTACCCGCATGTGGTCGCCATCCGCGCCCAGCTCCTGGACCGCGATCTTGCTCCGGCGACGATCAACGTCGCGCTAGCCGCTCTGCGCGGGATTGCCCGCGAGGCGTGGAAGCTCCAGCTCCTCAGCGCCGAAGAGCTGGCCCGCATCACCAGTGTGAAAGGCGCGCGGGGCACGCGCCTCCCCGCCGGGCGCTCGGTCAGCCGGGGCGAGCTGGCGGCGCTCCTCGCGGCGTGTGCGGCGGATCAAACCCCCGCTGGGATTCGGGACGGGGCGCTGATTGCGGTGCTGTATGCCGGGGGCTTACGCCGCGCCGAGCTGGCCGGGCTGACGATCGGGGATTGGACGGCGGAGACGGCCGAGCTACGCATCCGGCACGGCAAAGGAAAGAAGCAGCGCCGGATCTATCTCGTCGTCGGCGCTGCCCAGGCGCTGGCGGATTGGATCGGGGTGCGGGGTACGTGGCCGGGACCACTGTTTGTCGCGATTAATAAAGGGGGACGGCTGGGCAGGCAGCAGCTCACGGCGCAGGCGGTCTACAATGTGCTCCAGAAGCGTGCCCAGGCTGCCGGGATCACCGAGCTGTCACCGCACGATTTGCGGCGGACCTTCGTCGGGGATCTGCTGGACGCCGGGGCGGATATCGCCACGGTGCAGCAGCTGGCGGGGCATGCCAACGTGCAGACCACGGCGCGGTATGACCGGCGCGGGGAAGCTGCCAAACGCAAGGCGATCGATCTCCTCCATGTCCCGTACACCCAGCGCCACCGATAG
- a CDS encoding DUF4926 domain-containing protein, with the protein MMDERSSVVLTEDLPDYDLVAGDVGTVVLVHGGGAGYEVEFVALNGQTLAVVSLRADQVRPIGAREIAHAWSVAAAPHA; encoded by the coding sequence ATGATGGACGAACGTTCCAGCGTTGTGCTGACCGAAGATCTGCCGGACTATGATCTGGTCGCCGGTGATGTCGGCACCGTCGTGCTGGTCCACGGCGGCGGTGCGGGCTACGAAGTCGAATTTGTGGCCTTGAACGGCCAGACCCTGGCCGTCGTATCGCTCCGCGCCGATCAGGTCCGGCCCATCGGCGCGCGTGAGATTGCCCATGCCTGGAGTGTGGCTGCGGCACCGCACGCCTGA
- a CDS encoding family 16 glycosylhydrolase: MGTQARALRQVCLLVAVVFGGGGAASLMQTASGAPLAQTGWTLAWSDEFNGPTIDLSTWSYEPPRPRPENGELQYYTERPKNARIEQGQLLIEGHPESYAGYAYTSASLHTNGKRFFGDGRIEMRAKLPYSKGAWPAFWTMGPHNGCWPNNGEIDIMELVGGDNRDNQVHAAAHWSTDLEGCNTAHISRGGSYTLPAGIFADGYHTFAIERDATHIRWFMDGLHYYTLNISTAEQSELRQPHFLLLNLAIGGHWPGAPDANSRFPMQYFIDYVRYYTPPNPTPPSLNDLSNPDLESGTAGWNALGGSWSIGQPGAGNTSGGSAAFVMSTTQPYGSGTGPYQQIGVVPRNTDYVASFWLKGSGNVRMTVNNDGWEYIGGAHCNATSTWTPCSFAFNTGSNTGLIIQMQDHGAGTAYLDDLYLGPPRDRNQLTNPGLESGNANWNAVGSSWSIGQPGAGKTHTGNWAFVMSTTQPYGSGTGPYQAVTDVPTNTDYVARFWLKGSGRVQIVVYNGTWGYIGTTACDATSTWTPCSFAFNTGSNTSLIVQVQDHAAGTAYVDDLYLGTP; the protein is encoded by the coding sequence ATGGGTACCCAGGCACGAGCACTCCGTCAGGTGTGTCTGCTGGTGGCCGTGGTGTTCGGGGGCGGTGGCGCAGCGAGCTTGATGCAGACCGCCTCCGGTGCCCCCCTCGCCCAAACTGGCTGGACGTTGGCGTGGAGCGACGAATTCAATGGCCCGACCATCGACTTATCCACCTGGAGCTACGAGCCTCCTCGTCCACGTCCAGAGAATGGGGAACTACAATATTACACTGAGCGCCCGAAGAACGCCCGCATCGAGCAAGGCCAGCTGCTGATCGAGGGGCACCCAGAATCCTACGCCGGCTACGCGTACACGTCGGCGAGCCTGCATACCAACGGGAAACGGTTCTTCGGCGACGGGCGCATCGAGATGCGGGCCAAGCTGCCCTACAGTAAGGGTGCCTGGCCGGCCTTCTGGACGATGGGACCCCACAACGGCTGCTGGCCGAACAATGGGGAAATCGATATCATGGAATTGGTGGGCGGCGATAATCGCGATAACCAAGTCCATGCCGCGGCCCATTGGAGCACCGATCTCGAAGGCTGTAACACCGCGCATATCAGCAGAGGCGGATCGTACACGTTGCCCGCGGGGATCTTCGCCGATGGGTATCACACCTTTGCGATTGAGCGGGATGCCACCCACATTCGCTGGTTCATGGATGGGCTGCACTACTACACGCTGAATATCAGCACCGCCGAGCAGAGCGAACTGCGGCAGCCCCACTTTCTCCTCCTTAACCTCGCGATCGGTGGTCATTGGCCCGGCGCCCCTGATGCGAACAGCCGGTTCCCGATGCAATACTTTATCGACTATGTGCGGTACTACACCCCACCGAACCCGACGCCGCCCTCGCTCAATGATCTGAGCAACCCTGACCTCGAAAGCGGAACGGCTGGCTGGAACGCGCTTGGGGGCAGCTGGTCGATTGGTCAACCCGGCGCGGGCAACACCTCCGGGGGCAGCGCCGCCTTCGTGATGTCGACGACGCAGCCGTATGGCTCCGGCACCGGCCCATACCAGCAGATCGGCGTGGTCCCTCGCAACACGGACTATGTCGCCAGCTTCTGGCTCAAAGGCTCGGGCAATGTCAGGATGACTGTGAACAACGACGGGTGGGAGTATATCGGCGGTGCGCACTGTAACGCAACCAGCACCTGGACGCCCTGCTCGTTCGCGTTCAACACCGGGTCCAACACCGGCCTGATCATCCAAATGCAAGATCACGGCGCTGGCACGGCCTATCTCGATGATCTCTACCTGGGCCCACCGAGGGATAGGAATCAGCTCACCAACCCCGGCCTCGAAAGTGGAAATGCCAACTGGAACGCGGTCGGGAGCAGCTGGTCGATCGGTCAACCCGGCGCGGGCAAGACCCATACGGGGAACTGGGCCTTCGTGATGTCGACGACGCAGCCGTATGGCTCCGGCACCGGCCCGTACCAGGCGGTCACAGACGTTCCGACCAACACGGACTATGTCGCCCGCTTCTGGCTCAAAGGGTCGGGCCGGGTGCAGATCGTGGTGTACAACGGCACATGGGGCTATATCGGCACAACGGCCTGTGACGCAACCAGCACCTGGACGCCCTGCTCGTTCGCGTTCAACACCGGGTCCAACACCAGTTTGATCGTTCAGGTACAAGATCACGCCGCTGGCACGGCCTATGTCGATGATCTGTACCTGGGTACGCCATAA